From Verrucomicrobiota bacterium, the proteins below share one genomic window:
- the sufT gene encoding putative Fe-S cluster assembly protein SufT → MHDSGPVTLTRDVEAAMVPSGTPVTLQKGEQAYITQSLGGSYTVVVNGNMFRIDGKNADSLGIQVLKPAASGAGKAASPEEFEKQVWDAMRTCYDPEIPVNIVDLGLIYDCQIEPIAAGSSRVNVKMTLTAPGCGMGPMLQQDVQNKLLSLEGVDEANVELVWDPPWNQGMMTEAAKLQLGLY, encoded by the coding sequence ATGCATGACAGCGGTCCAGTCACGTTGACCCGGGATGTCGAAGCCGCCATGGTCCCGTCGGGGACTCCTGTCACGCTCCAGAAAGGCGAACAGGCTTACATCACGCAGTCGCTCGGCGGCAGCTATACTGTCGTCGTCAACGGGAACATGTTCCGGATCGACGGCAAGAATGCCGACTCGCTTGGAATCCAAGTTCTGAAGCCAGCGGCCTCCGGAGCCGGGAAAGCGGCGTCCCCCGAGGAATTCGAGAAGCAAGTTTGGGACGCCATGCGAACGTGTTACGATCCAGAAATCCCGGTCAACATAGTCGATCTGGGTTTGATTTACGATTGTCAGATTGAGCCGATCGCTGCCGGCAGCAGCCGCGTGAACGTGAAAATGACGCTGACGGCTCCGGGCTGCGGCATGGGGCCCATGCTGCAACAGGATGTCCAAAACAAGCTTTTGTCTCTCGAAGGCGTGGATGAGGCGAACGTGGAGTTGGTTTGGGATCCGCCCTGGAATCAAGGCATGATGACCGAGGCAGCCAAACTTCAACTCGGACTGTATTGA